From a single Desulfonatronovibrio hydrogenovorans DSM 9292 genomic region:
- a CDS encoding basic amino acid ABC transporter substrate-binding protein has product MFRKLTFLVLALLLFAKPVLAEKIVFAVDATWPPMEMIDENRQIVGYSIDYMTAVGQEAGFTPEFRNTAWDGIFAGLAAGNYDAICSSVSITEERKKAMDFSIPYYEVKQGLVVPKDSAARTLEDLKGKTVGAQIGTTGYFAIQRVSGVNARSYDEIGLAMQDLYNGRIDGVVCDDPVAAQYALNEPRFSERLKLVSVIESDDPEYYGIAVQKGNERVLELINKGIQAVKDKGIEDELKAKWFGL; this is encoded by the coding sequence ATGTTTAGGAAGCTCACTTTTCTGGTACTGGCTCTGCTGCTCTTTGCCAAACCGGTCCTGGCTGAAAAAATCGTATTTGCTGTGGACGCCACCTGGCCCCCCATGGAGATGATTGATGAAAACAGACAGATCGTTGGTTATTCCATTGATTACATGACTGCCGTAGGTCAGGAAGCAGGGTTCACCCCTGAATTCAGGAACACTGCCTGGGACGGAATCTTTGCCGGACTGGCTGCAGGCAATTACGATGCCATCTGTTCTTCTGTGAGCATTACTGAAGAACGGAAAAAGGCCATGGACTTCAGCATCCCCTACTATGAAGTCAAACAGGGACTCGTGGTCCCCAAAGACAGCGCTGCCAGGACCCTGGAAGACCTCAAAGGCAAGACCGTGGGTGCCCAGATCGGAACCACCGGTTACTTTGCCATTCAAAGAGTGTCCGGAGTCAACGCCCGCTCATATGATGAAATCGGTCTGGCCATGCAGGACCTTTACAATGGCCGCATTGACGGAGTGGTCTGCGATGACCCTGTTGCTGCCCAGTACGCCCTGAACGAACCCAGATTTTCAGAAAGACTCAAGCTGGTCTCGGTCATTGAATCTGATGATCCCGAATACTATGGAATTGCTGTCCAAAAAGGCAATGAAAGGGTCCTGGAACTGATCAACAAGGGAATCCAGGCTGTCAAGGACAAGGGAATCGAAGACGAACTCAAGGCCAAGTGGTTTGGTCTGTAA
- a CDS encoding amino acid ABC transporter permease has translation MNDNKIKIEVTDGAAIPSSKDRGMVNAWRVTFVGAVSAIIFLILYKPDPYLRIIKFVPDGILITFQITSLSIILSLIVGLFTGLGRLSKNPAINLIASVYVEVIRGIPLLVQLFYIYYALGTFFRVHPFTAAIIAMTVCYGAYMGEVFRAGIESIDKGQTEAARSLGFSKSQTMFYVIIPQAMRTILPPVGNEFIALLKDTSLVSILAVSDLLRRGREFATQTFAYFETYTMIALIYLMITLILSKIVSILEDKVRPYDRK, from the coding sequence ATGAACGATAATAAAATCAAAATCGAAGTCACAGACGGGGCAGCCATCCCTTCATCCAAGGACCGGGGCATGGTAAACGCCTGGAGGGTGACCTTTGTCGGAGCTGTATCCGCCATTATTTTCCTGATCCTGTACAAGCCCGATCCATACCTGCGGATTATCAAGTTTGTGCCCGACGGGATCCTGATAACCTTTCAGATTACCTCCCTGTCCATTATTCTGTCCCTGATAGTTGGACTCTTTACCGGCCTGGGCAGGCTGTCCAAAAACCCGGCAATAAACCTCATTGCCTCTGTCTATGTTGAGGTTATCAGGGGAATCCCTCTGCTGGTTCAGCTGTTTTATATTTACTATGCCCTGGGCACATTCTTCAGGGTTCATCCCTTTACAGCTGCAATCATAGCCATGACTGTCTGCTACGGGGCCTACATGGGCGAAGTGTTCCGGGCCGGCATCGAATCCATTGACAAGGGACAGACCGAAGCAGCAAGATCCCTGGGATTCAGCAAGTCCCAGACCATGTTCTATGTGATCATTCCCCAGGCCATGCGCACTATCCTGCCCCCAGTGGGCAACGAGTTCATAGCCCTTTTAAAAGACACTTCTCTGGTGTCCATCCTGGCTGTATCCGACCTGCTGCGCCGGGGCCGGGAATTTGCCACCCAGACCTTTGCCTATTTTGAAACCTATACCATGATCGCCCTCATCTATCTGATGATAACCCTGATCCTGTCGAAAATCGTCAGTATCCTGGAAGACAAGGTAAGGCCATATGACAGAAAATAG
- a CDS encoding amino acid ABC transporter ATP-binding protein, whose translation MTENSQPMIQINNIFKYFGNIQALSNVSLQVARREKVVIIGPSGSGKSTLLRAINRLESVDRGEIIIDGQNITDKRCDINKVRMELGMVFQNFNLFPHKSVLQNLTMAPMKLKKVPPLQARETAMYLLEKVGIKDKAAAYPAQLSGGQQQRVAIARALAMNPKIMLFDEPTSALDPEMIGEVLEVMVNLALEGMTMVVVTHEMGFARQVADRVVFMDEGKVVETGTPEHFFQSPEHPRTKKFLSQIL comes from the coding sequence ATGACAGAAAATAGTCAGCCCATGATTCAGATCAACAATATTTTTAAATACTTCGGAAATATCCAGGCCTTGAGCAATGTTTCCCTGCAGGTGGCCAGGCGGGAAAAGGTGGTTATTATCGGCCCCAGCGGCTCTGGCAAGAGCACCCTGCTCAGGGCCATTAACAGGCTTGAGAGTGTTGACCGGGGTGAGATAATAATTGATGGTCAGAACATCACCGATAAAAGATGCGACATCAACAAGGTCCGGATGGAACTGGGGATGGTCTTTCAGAACTTCAATCTTTTTCCCCACAAGTCCGTGCTTCAAAACCTGACCATGGCCCCCATGAAACTGAAAAAGGTGCCCCCTCTCCAGGCCAGGGAAACGGCAATGTATCTTCTGGAAAAAGTCGGGATAAAAGACAAGGCTGCTGCTTATCCGGCTCAGCTTTCAGGGGGCCAGCAGCAGAGGGTGGCCATAGCCAGGGCTCTGGCCATGAATCCCAAAATAATGCTCTTTGATGAACCAACTTCAGCCCTGGATCCGGAGATGATTGGCGAAGTCCTGGAAGTCATGGTCAATCTGGCTCTGGAGGGAATGACCATGGTGGTGGTGACCCACGAAATGGGATTTGCCAGACAGGTGGCGGACAGGGTAGTATTCATGGATGAAGGAAAAGTCGTGGAAACCGGAACTCCTGAACATTTTTTTCAGAGTCCTGAACACCCCAGGACCAAAAAGTTTCTGAGCCAGATATTGTAA
- a CDS encoding HIT family protein, whose product MKALWAPWRIEYILGPKPDECVFCLPRHRDEDRQRLVLHRAEQCFVIMNKFPYSNAHIMVTPFRHVQCMTELQDHEVQEMMLLIRSCTRILKTAFNPPGINIGLNIGEAAGAGIKEHLHFHLVPRWVGDHSFMAVMSETMVIPEHLQSTYTKLKPFFKTLTT is encoded by the coding sequence ATGAAAGCTTTATGGGCACCCTGGCGGATAGAATACATCCTTGGCCCCAAGCCGGATGAATGCGTTTTCTGCCTCCCCCGGCACAGGGACGAGGACAGGCAGCGCCTGGTCCTGCACAGGGCTGAGCAGTGCTTTGTCATCATGAATAAATTTCCGTATAGTAACGCCCATATCATGGTTACCCCGTTCAGACATGTCCAGTGCATGACCGAACTCCAGGACCATGAGGTCCAGGAAATGATGCTCCTTATCAGATCCTGCACCAGGATTCTCAAGACAGCCTTTAACCCGCCGGGAATAAACATCGGCCTGAACATCGGTGAGGCAGCAGGGGCTGGAATAAAGGAACACCTTCATTTTCACCTGGTGCCCAGATGGGTGGGAGACCATTCTTTCATGGCCGTCATGAGTGAAACCATGGTCATACCCGAGCACCTGCAGTCAACTTACACCAAACTGAAACCATTTTTCAAAACCCTTACCACATAA
- a CDS encoding lipopolysaccharide assembly protein LapA domain-containing protein, translating into MKYLRVAALILLFFFSMLFFVQNHELLSTTVRLHLDLLGAEFQSRDIPYYLIVLLAFVAGGFISLIYLLAEKIRLSGEIRKNRARIKDLEEEVNSLRNMPLDNDSFVMDSQENGTRP; encoded by the coding sequence ATGAAATACCTTAGAGTGGCCGCTCTGATTCTGCTGTTTTTCTTTTCCATGCTTTTCTTTGTCCAGAACCATGAACTCCTGTCCACCACGGTCAGACTTCACCTGGACCTGCTGGGAGCTGAATTCCAGAGCAGGGACATTCCTTATTATCTCATAGTGTTGCTGGCCTTTGTGGCTGGAGGATTCATCTCCCTTATCTATTTACTGGCCGAGAAAATCCGCCTGAGCGGAGAAATCAGGAAAAACCGGGCCAGAATCAAGGATCTGGAGGAAGAGGTTAACTCTCTGCGCAACATGCCTCTGGACAATGACAGCTTTGTCATGGACTCTCAGGAAAACGGAACCAGGCCCTAG
- a CDS encoding tetratricopeptide repeat protein, producing the protein MFHWLQGLKRRTRDEKNSLLQFSEGFLPPSQDTFAAIGELSRVVRNNPDAVEIYLALGNLFRSQGEIERAIQIRTNLIARPQLNEQFKARAWFELGIDFKRAGILDRAHAALEQAHRITGDDPAILKEMARLYADTNDFDRAAKYYSLLGQPLAQAHYMVKDAGQAARNGDENSAYRLIHKAIRVYPGSVEAWLEIICRDYELEQWNNLQANLKKALELVKDDLRFVLLEGLYQFIRKRSPDQGHDFINENCSRIIVETLGSFEQSLIFCYYCSIFLKESGKMEQTREWLEKSLVMDPEFWPARLEILDITQQEQIMTESFKTQLGFFTRKARMVKRFVCRRCGLKREQLFYLCPRCYSWHSISFRTLLNE; encoded by the coding sequence ATGTTTCACTGGCTTCAAGGGCTTAAACGCCGCACCAGGGATGAAAAGAACTCCCTTCTTCAGTTCAGCGAAGGTTTCCTGCCTCCTTCCCAGGACACCTTTGCAGCCATTGGAGAACTGAGCCGGGTTGTCAGGAACAATCCGGATGCGGTTGAAATTTACCTGGCCCTGGGCAACCTGTTCCGATCCCAGGGCGAAATTGAAAGGGCAATTCAGATTCGGACCAATCTCATTGCCAGGCCGCAGCTCAACGAGCAGTTCAAGGCCAGGGCCTGGTTTGAGCTGGGCATTGACTTCAAACGGGCCGGAATCCTGGACCGGGCTCATGCCGCCCTGGAACAGGCCCATAGAATTACCGGCGATGATCCGGCCATTCTCAAGGAAATGGCCAGACTCTACGCTGACACCAACGATTTTGACCGGGCTGCCAAATACTACTCCCTGCTGGGCCAGCCCCTGGCCCAGGCCCATTACATGGTCAAAGACGCTGGCCAGGCCGCCCGGAACGGTGATGAAAATTCAGCCTACAGACTCATCCACAAGGCAATCAGAGTTTATCCCGGGTCAGTGGAAGCCTGGCTGGAAATCATCTGCCGGGACTATGAACTGGAACAATGGAACAACCTGCAGGCCAATCTGAAAAAGGCCCTGGAGCTGGTCAAGGATGATCTGCGTTTTGTTCTCCTGGAGGGTCTCTATCAGTTCATCCGAAAAAGGTCCCCGGATCAAGGGCATGACTTTATTAATGAGAATTGCTCAAGAATCATCGTGGAGACCTTGGGCAGCTTTGAGCAGAGCCTGATTTTCTGCTACTATTGCTCAATCTTTTTAAAAGAATCGGGCAAGATGGAACAAACCAGAGAGTGGCTGGAAAAATCTCTGGTCATGGACCCGGAATTCTGGCCGGCCAGGCTGGAAATCCTGGACATCACCCAGCAGGAACAGATCATGACCGAATCCTTCAAGACCCAGCTCGGTTTTTTCACCCGCAAGGCCAGGATGGTCAAAAGGTTTGTCTGCCGCAGATGCGGTCTTAAACGGGAACAGCTCTTTTATTTATGTCCCAGATGCTACAGCTGGCACTCCATTTCCTTCAGGACTCTTTTGAATGAATAA
- the mutS gene encoding DNA mismatch repair protein MutS, with the protein MPPTAKPFSLPQNIKLTPMLEQYLRIKQENPDALLFFRMGDFYELFFEDAETAARELQITLTSRNPNAQTRVPMCGVPHHACDEYLRQLLEKGHKVAICDQVEDPRQAKGLVKRAVTRILTPGTVVEESSLSAKEHNYLTSLYWDQDQSTGALCWADFSTGEWTGLELKNLHDIWQWIYKLNPSEILAPTGFTLPAVHAGLKKRFNFVPQNSYFDQRSGAELILRDQQVSSLEVLDLQDKPALIRACGAVLMYLIQTHKGDLGHMAPFRPMVPGRYLNLDEVSIRNLEIFRSLSGDKGPGTLVHALDSTITPMGGRYLEKRLQQPWKESGIIRANQEMTNLFLTSDSLRSSLRQKLKKTFDLERISTRITLNRCTPKDFAALGHSLKILPEIRSILENSSHQPGLLENLLADWDDLEELETTLTRAFPDNPPHLITEGGIFRQGFDPELDELIELTDHGQARLKQLLETEQDQNSLPKLKLGFNRVFGYYFELSRAVQDKVPDHFERRQTLVSSERYVTARLKELENSLVTASEKRKSREYDLFMDMRQYAAGYNQRIKAMSTCLARLDFWQGLAETARANNWSRPELSTDLGISIKAGRHPSIEAIQGRSGYVPNDLELTDEGRMLLITGPNMAGKSTVLRQTAIICILAQMGSFVPAREARIGLCDRIFCRVGASDNLARGQSTFMVEMTETARILRQATKKSLIILDEIGRGTSTFDGLALAWAIVEELTGKHGGIRTLFATHYHELTVLDQNIACLKNFNIAVKEWKGDIVFLRRLVPGPADKSYGIEVARLAGVPNRVVQRAGEILTHLERQRDRKPVLVENRPSLLGLSRTPKARIEPEKKQDQLAQELKIMNLDSMTPMQALTTLHEWKSRLEQK; encoded by the coding sequence ATGCCACCTACTGCCAAACCCTTCAGTCTGCCTCAGAACATCAAGCTGACTCCCATGCTGGAGCAGTATCTCCGGATTAAACAGGAAAACCCTGATGCCCTCCTCTTTTTCCGGATGGGAGATTTTTATGAGCTCTTTTTTGAAGACGCTGAAACTGCAGCCAGGGAGCTTCAGATTACCCTGACCTCCAGAAACCCGAATGCCCAGACCAGGGTGCCCATGTGCGGAGTACCCCACCACGCCTGCGATGAGTACTTAAGACAACTATTGGAAAAGGGTCACAAGGTGGCCATCTGCGACCAGGTCGAAGACCCCAGACAGGCCAAGGGCCTGGTCAAGAGGGCTGTGACCAGGATTCTGACTCCGGGTACAGTGGTCGAGGAATCAAGTCTTTCAGCCAAGGAACACAACTACCTGACCTCCCTGTACTGGGACCAGGACCAAAGCACCGGTGCCCTGTGCTGGGCTGACTTTTCCACTGGAGAATGGACCGGCCTTGAACTGAAAAACCTCCATGATATCTGGCAATGGATCTATAAGCTAAACCCCTCAGAAATCCTGGCACCTACAGGATTCACCCTGCCTGCTGTCCATGCCGGGCTCAAAAAGCGCTTCAACTTTGTTCCCCAGAACTCCTATTTTGATCAGAGATCCGGTGCTGAACTGATCCTCAGGGATCAGCAGGTCTCTTCCCTGGAAGTCCTGGACCTCCAGGACAAACCAGCCCTGATCAGGGCCTGCGGTGCAGTGCTCATGTATCTGATCCAGACCCACAAGGGCGATCTTGGACATATGGCCCCGTTCAGGCCCATGGTACCAGGCAGATATCTGAACCTGGACGAAGTTTCCATCCGAAACCTGGAAATATTCCGGAGTCTGAGCGGAGATAAAGGACCAGGTACACTGGTCCATGCCCTGGACAGCACCATCACCCCCATGGGCGGACGATACCTGGAAAAACGCCTGCAACAGCCCTGGAAGGAATCCGGGATAATCCGGGCCAACCAGGAAATGACAAATCTTTTCCTGACTTCGGATAGCCTGCGCAGTTCCCTGAGACAGAAGCTAAAAAAGACCTTTGACCTGGAAAGGATCTCAACCAGGATCACTCTGAACAGGTGTACGCCTAAAGATTTTGCCGCCCTTGGCCATTCTTTGAAGATCCTGCCGGAAATCAGGTCCATTCTGGAAAACTCCAGCCACCAGCCAGGTCTGCTGGAAAATCTGCTTGCAGACTGGGACGATCTGGAGGAACTTGAGACCACTCTGACCAGGGCCTTTCCGGACAATCCTCCCCACCTCATAACTGAAGGAGGTATTTTCAGACAGGGCTTTGATCCGGAACTGGACGAACTAATTGAACTCACCGACCACGGCCAGGCCAGACTCAAACAACTTTTGGAGACTGAACAGGACCAGAACAGCCTGCCCAAGCTCAAGCTCGGATTCAACAGGGTTTTTGGATATTATTTTGAACTGTCCAGGGCAGTTCAGGACAAGGTGCCTGATCATTTTGAACGCCGCCAGACCCTGGTTTCCAGTGAACGGTATGTCACAGCCCGGCTCAAGGAACTGGAAAACAGCCTGGTTACAGCCTCGGAAAAAAGAAAATCCCGGGAATACGACCTGTTCATGGACATGCGCCAATACGCAGCCGGTTACAACCAGAGGATCAAGGCCATGTCCACCTGCCTGGCCAGGCTGGACTTCTGGCAGGGCCTGGCTGAAACCGCCAGGGCCAATAACTGGTCCAGGCCGGAACTGTCCACTGACCTGGGCATCAGCATCAAGGCCGGCAGACATCCGTCCATTGAAGCCATTCAGGGCCGGTCAGGATACGTTCCCAACGACCTGGAACTGACTGATGAGGGCCGGATGCTTCTCATCACCGGGCCCAACATGGCCGGTAAATCCACGGTACTCAGGCAGACGGCCATCATCTGCATCCTGGCCCAGATGGGTTCCTTTGTCCCGGCCAGGGAAGCCCGGATCGGCCTTTGCGACCGGATCTTCTGCAGGGTGGGAGCCTCGGACAACCTGGCCCGGGGCCAGAGCACTTTTATGGTGGAAATGACCGAGACGGCCCGTATCCTGCGTCAGGCCACCAAAAAAAGCCTGATCATCCTGGATGAAATCGGCCGGGGCACCAGCACCTTTGACGGCCTGGCTCTGGCCTGGGCCATAGTGGAGGAACTGACCGGAAAGCATGGAGGAATCAGGACCCTGTTCGCCACCCATTATCATGAACTCACGGTCCTGGATCAGAATATTGCCTGCCTGAAAAACTTCAATATCGCTGTCAAGGAATGGAAGGGAGACATCGTCTTTTTGCGTCGCCTGGTGCCTGGGCCGGCAGACAAGAGCTATGGGATCGAGGTGGCCAGGCTGGCTGGAGTTCCGAACCGGGTTGTCCAGCGGGCCGGAGAAATCCTGACCCATCTGGAAAGACAGCGGGACAGAAAACCGGTCCTGGTGGAAAACCGGCCCTCACTTCTAGGCCTCTCTAGAACCCCAAAGGCCCGAATAGAGCCTGAAAAAAAACAGGATCAGCTGGCCCAGGAGCTGAAAATAATGAACCTGGACTCCATGACCCCCATGCAGGCCCTGACCACTCTGCATGAATGGAAATCCAGACTGGAGCAGAAATGA
- the lysA gene encoding diaminopimelate decarboxylase: MHHFEYRDGQLFAEDISIKDLVKEFDTPLYVYSARTLRRHFQAFDSAFEGISHLTCYSVKANSNLCVLKMLSEMGSGMDIVSGGELFRALKAGVDPRKIVYSGVGKREHEIREALIAGILMFNVESRQELEKINQVAGEMDMKARISLRINPDVDPQTHPYISTGLKKNKFGLDLEQALESYKLARDLPHIEPVGIDCHIGSQLTSIEPFIEALNRIKKFHSRLAGLGIAIKYLDLGGGLGITYDEETPPHPVEFGKAVKEGLQGLDLTLILEPGRVIAGNAGILVTRVLYTKQSPSKNFIIVDAAMNDLVRPSLYGSFHRIDCVDQKDAPAYKADVVGPICETGDFLAQDREIRQVEQDELLAVFSAGAYGFTMSSQYNSRPRGAEVMVDGDKVTLARRREVYFDLVDLEEQCF; encoded by the coding sequence ATGCACCACTTTGAGTACAGAGACGGACAGTTATTTGCAGAGGATATCAGTATCAAGGACCTGGTCAAGGAATTCGACACTCCGCTGTATGTTTATTCGGCCAGGACGCTTAGACGACATTTCCAGGCCTTTGACTCGGCCTTTGAAGGCATCAGCCATTTGACCTGCTATTCAGTCAAGGCCAATTCCAACCTGTGCGTGCTTAAAATGCTGTCTGAAATGGGTTCGGGCATGGATATTGTATCCGGCGGAGAGCTCTTCCGAGCCCTCAAGGCCGGGGTGGACCCCCGGAAAATCGTCTACTCCGGAGTAGGTAAAAGAGAGCATGAAATCAGGGAGGCCCTGATTGCCGGAATCCTGATGTTCAACGTGGAATCAAGACAGGAACTGGAAAAGATCAACCAGGTGGCCGGTGAGATGGACATGAAGGCCAGGATCAGCCTGCGCATCAACCCGGATGTCGATCCCCAGACCCATCCATACATTTCCACTGGTCTGAAAAAAAACAAATTCGGTCTGGACCTGGAACAGGCCCTGGAATCCTACAAGCTGGCCAGGGACCTGCCCCATATTGAGCCCGTAGGGATAGACTGCCATATCGGGTCCCAGCTGACCAGTATCGAACCTTTTATCGAAGCCCTGAACAGGATCAAAAAATTCCACTCCCGGCTGGCCGGTCTGGGCATTGCAATCAAATACCTGGACCTGGGTGGAGGCCTTGGTATAACCTATGACGAGGAAACTCCTCCCCATCCAGTGGAATTCGGAAAGGCTGTAAAAGAAGGCCTCCAGGGTTTGGATCTGACTTTGATTCTGGAACCCGGAAGGGTCATCGCTGGAAACGCCGGGATCCTGGTCACCAGGGTTCTCTATACCAAGCAATCACCTTCCAAAAACTTCATCATCGTGGACGCGGCCATGAACGATCTGGTCCGGCCTTCACTTTACGGCTCTTTTCACCGCATTGACTGCGTGGACCAGAAAGACGCCCCTGCCTACAAGGCCGACGTGGTGGGTCCCATCTGTGAGACCGGGGATTTCCTGGCCCAGGACAGGGAAATCAGACAGGTTGAACAGGATGAACTCCTGGCTGTCTTCTCAGCCGGGGCCTACGGCTTTACCATGTCTTCCCAGTATAATTCCAGGCCCAGAGGTGCTGAAGTAATGGTGGACGGAGACAAGGTCACCCTGGCCCGGCGCAGGGAAGTCTACTTCGACTTGGTGGACCTGGAAGAGCAATGCTTCTAA
- the sucD gene encoding succinate--CoA ligase subunit alpha, whose product MKLNEHNSKVLLSRSGIPAPQGDLLDLSQVENYSPAFPFPVVVKAQVLSGGRGKAGGVKLAANPEELKTTAQQILGLTIKEERVPFVRVEPAADIQREIYLSISLVRATGRFALTIGREGGVDIESSGPDNLLIMDVDPLIGLCQHQVRQGFFHLGLEKSLLKPWAELVNNLFQAVCKHRLLLAEINPLILTSKGDLEALDGKVEIDDNFADLHPDLNEFFEPRHFGPEENAARKAGLSYHKLHGSVGLMVNGAGLAMATMDLLNFSGLPVANFLDLGGGADQERMGKALEILFLDDSARTIFINIFGGILSCEKVALALSGALKGQDPPKPMVVRFSGFKSKEAGEIIRSLNSRDIHAVDDLTSAVDALKKISPDQADLPEFKRIELSGESSPVLTRTLGQDLPFPINRETRVLVQGITGREGSLHTREMLSYGTRIVAGVTPFKGGTEVQGVPVYNTVSAACAQHRIEASIIFVPAAFAADAILEAVSCSIPWIVCITEGIPQQDMARILPAVRCSNSRLIGPNTPGIIVPGQTKIGIMPGSVFTPGPVAVLSRSGTLTYECVHRLSRAGIGQSLCAGIGGDPFIGQDFIDICRLLHDDPACKALLILGEIGGTAEEDLGRELKKSRFNRPVLGFIAGQTAPPGKRLGHAGAILDPSGGGIRTKLEAMHRSGMIICPDLASIPELVSRALADRQTF is encoded by the coding sequence ATGAAGCTGAACGAACACAACAGCAAGGTTCTTTTGTCCAGATCCGGAATCCCGGCTCCCCAGGGTGATCTCCTGGATCTGAGCCAGGTTGAGAATTATTCACCTGCCTTCCCCTTTCCCGTGGTGGTCAAGGCCCAGGTCCTGTCCGGAGGCCGAGGTAAGGCCGGAGGGGTCAAACTGGCCGCAAATCCGGAAGAATTAAAAACCACTGCCCAGCAGATCCTCGGGCTGACCATCAAGGAGGAAAGAGTCCCCTTTGTCCGGGTGGAACCGGCTGCAGACATCCAAAGGGAAATATATCTGTCCATTTCCCTGGTCCGGGCCACAGGCAGATTTGCCCTGACCATAGGCCGGGAAGGCGGAGTTGATATTGAATCGTCAGGCCCGGACAACCTGCTGATCATGGATGTTGACCCATTAATCGGACTCTGCCAGCACCAGGTCCGCCAGGGCTTCTTCCATCTCGGCCTGGAAAAATCCCTGCTCAAGCCCTGGGCTGAACTGGTCAACAACCTCTTTCAAGCAGTATGTAAGCATCGCCTGCTCCTGGCTGAGATAAACCCCCTGATTCTGACCAGCAAAGGAGATCTGGAAGCCCTGGACGGCAAGGTGGAGATTGACGACAATTTTGCCGATCTCCATCCTGATTTGAATGAATTCTTTGAGCCCAGACATTTTGGGCCGGAAGAAAACGCTGCCAGAAAGGCGGGGCTCAGCTACCACAAGCTCCATGGTTCAGTGGGCCTTATGGTTAATGGCGCTGGGCTGGCCATGGCCACCATGGATCTGCTGAACTTTTCCGGTCTGCCGGTCGCCAACTTTCTGGATCTGGGCGGAGGGGCCGACCAGGAAAGAATGGGCAAGGCCCTGGAGATCCTGTTTCTGGATGATTCAGCCAGGACCATATTCATTAATATCTTCGGTGGAATTTTGTCCTGCGAAAAAGTGGCTCTGGCTCTTTCCGGAGCCCTGAAAGGCCAGGACCCACCCAAACCCATGGTGGTCAGATTTTCGGGATTCAAGTCCAAAGAGGCTGGAGAAATCATCCGCTCCTTGAATTCCAGGGACATCCATGCGGTGGACGACCTGACCAGTGCAGTTGATGCCCTGAAAAAGATCAGCCCTGATCAGGCTGACCTTCCAGAATTCAAGCGCATTGAACTTTCCGGGGAGTCAAGCCCTGTTCTTACCAGAACTTTGGGCCAAGACCTGCCCTTCCCCATAAACAGGGAAACCAGGGTCCTGGTTCAGGGCATCACCGGCCGGGAAGGGAGCCTGCATACCAGGGAAATGCTGAGCTACGGAACCAGGATCGTTGCCGGAGTTACTCCATTCAAGGGCGGAACTGAGGTCCAGGGAGTGCCGGTCTACAACACGGTGAGCGCTGCCTGTGCACAACACCGGATAGAGGCCAGCATCATCTTTGTTCCAGCCGCATTCGCTGCAGACGCCATCCTGGAGGCCGTTTCCTGCTCCATTCCCTGGATTGTCTGCATTACCGAAGGCATCCCTCAGCAGGACATGGCCAGAATTCTTCCTGCAGTAAGATGCTCAAATTCCAGACTTATCGGTCCCAACACTCCTGGTATCATTGTGCCCGGTCAGACCAAGATAGGGATCATGCCCGGGTCCGTATTCACCCCAGGACCAGTGGCTGTCCTGTCCAGGAGCGGTACCCTGACTTATGAATGCGTGCATCGGCTCAGCCGGGCCGGAATCGGCCAGAGCCTGTGCGCAGGCATTGGCGGAGACCCCTTTATCGGCCAGGACTTCATTGACATCTGCCGGTTACTTCATGACGATCCAGCCTGCAAGGCCCTGCTCATCCTGGGGGAGATCGGAGGAACAGCAGAGGAAGACCTGGGCAGGGAACTCAAAAAATCAAGGTTCAACAGACCGGTCCTGGGTTTCATAGCCGGACAGACCGCACCTCCGGGCAAACGTCTGGGGCATGCCGGGGCCATCCTGGACCCGTCTGGCGGAGGAATCAGGACCAAGCTTGAAGCCATGCACCGTTCCGGGATGATCATCTGCCCGGATCTGGCTTCCATTCCAGAGCTGGTGAGCCGGGCCCTGGCCGACAGACAGACATTTTGA